One genomic region from Acidobacteriota bacterium encodes:
- a CDS encoding enoyl-CoA hydratase/isomerase family protein produces MITRMIHGEIHELRLARPPVNALSPDLLQMLAAEVRCSPDRGARALVLSGGEGIFSGGLDVPVLMELDRDGFARALEHFFDAIEALVASAIPVAAAITGHSPAGGAVLALSCDWRVMAEGGFTIGLNEVRIGIPVPELVADLAIRVAGARVGERLCVSGQLLSPDEALEVGFVDALAPAGEVVAAAGQWCEQIIEVPEHALAATRSVVRRDLIEKIRRHRVDDARYLTDMWFQPELRGAMQKLVAQLKKGMSAKAENSVDG; encoded by the coding sequence ATGATCACCCGTATGATCCACGGTGAGATCCACGAATTGCGGCTGGCCCGACCCCCGGTCAACGCCCTTTCCCCCGATCTCCTGCAGATGCTCGCGGCCGAAGTGCGGTGCTCTCCGGACCGGGGTGCGCGCGCACTGGTCCTCTCCGGCGGCGAAGGGATCTTTTCCGGCGGGCTCGACGTACCGGTACTGATGGAGCTCGACCGGGATGGTTTCGCGCGTGCCCTGGAGCATTTCTTCGACGCCATCGAAGCTTTGGTGGCATCGGCGATCCCGGTGGCGGCGGCAATCACCGGGCACAGTCCCGCGGGGGGTGCGGTTCTCGCCCTGAGCTGCGATTGGAGGGTGATGGCGGAGGGCGGTTTCACCATCGGTCTCAACGAGGTGAGGATCGGCATCCCGGTCCCGGAGCTGGTGGCGGATCTGGCAATCCGCGTGGCGGGTGCTCGTGTCGGTGAGAGGCTGTGTGTTTCAGGCCAGCTGTTGAGCCCGGATGAGGCACTCGAGGTTGGGTTCGTGGATGCGCTCGCGCCTGCCGGAGAGGTGGTAGCGGCTGCGGGTCAATGGTGTGAGCAGATCATCGAAGTACCGGAGCACGCCTTGGCGGCAACCAGGTCGGTTGTGCGCCGCGATCTAATCGAGAAGATCCGCAGGCATCGAGTGGACGACGCCCGCTACCTGACCGACATGTGGTTTCAGCCCGAGCTCAGAGGCGCGATGCAGAAGCTTGTAGCGCAACTCAAAAAAGGCATGAGTGCGAAGGCCGAAAACTCCGTTGACGGATGA
- a CDS encoding hydroxymethylglutaryl-CoA reductase, with product MKIPSLVLKQLYTHGSLENTPEGVVFGLKNRLSDAVVTAIEEVAVDGASVPLDSLQFTLGDSIISPSEVTVDNPIDFPLAKIMAVGWKGKTLEVGKHKVAIRFNSTPFGRLAFSVEDSIREKKEERIKVPYDREDDYSSEIIERRQGFARSLSGVNLEHVSKYSFDPGVTRGNVESFLGVAQVPIGLAGPIKVNGEHAQGEFLVPLATTEGTLVASYNRGIKVINLSGGVTCTVSDDRMQRAPVFVFSSAREAREFRTWVHDHMDEIARVAEATSSVAKLLDIDIFLASRFAYLRFNYSTGDAAGQNMVGRATFAACSWMLDTLDNVERFYLESNLATDKKHSQINIMRTRGKRVIAEAVVSRDVLVQHMRVEPESLQYHSQISNVGSFLSGANNNGAHSPNGITAMFIATGQDVANVAESSSGILYTELRPDGDLYMSLTIPSLIVATFGGGTGLPTQRECLELMDCVGKGKVNKLAEIIAGVALAGEISLGSAISSLDWVSSHEKYGRNR from the coding sequence GTGAAGATTCCGTCGCTCGTCTTGAAGCAGCTCTACACTCACGGCAGTCTCGAGAACACGCCGGAGGGCGTGGTTTTCGGCCTCAAGAATCGACTCAGTGACGCGGTCGTGACCGCGATTGAAGAAGTTGCGGTTGATGGTGCGTCGGTACCGCTCGACTCCCTGCAGTTCACTCTCGGCGACTCGATCATCTCGCCTTCGGAGGTGACCGTAGACAACCCGATCGACTTTCCTCTCGCCAAGATCATGGCTGTCGGATGGAAAGGAAAGACCCTGGAGGTCGGTAAACACAAAGTCGCCATCCGCTTCAACTCGACACCGTTCGGCAGGCTCGCGTTTTCGGTCGAGGATTCGATCCGGGAGAAGAAAGAAGAACGGATCAAGGTGCCGTACGACCGCGAGGACGACTACAGCAGCGAGATCATCGAGCGGCGACAGGGTTTTGCCCGGTCCCTCTCCGGGGTGAACCTCGAGCACGTCTCGAAGTACTCCTTCGACCCGGGTGTCACCCGCGGCAACGTCGAGAGCTTCCTCGGCGTCGCCCAGGTGCCGATTGGCCTGGCGGGTCCCATCAAGGTCAACGGGGAGCACGCGCAGGGTGAGTTCCTGGTTCCGCTGGCCACGACCGAGGGGACGCTGGTGGCGTCGTATAACCGGGGCATCAAGGTCATCAACCTGTCGGGCGGTGTGACCTGTACGGTGTCGGACGATCGTATGCAACGTGCGCCGGTTTTCGTGTTTTCATCGGCTCGGGAGGCGCGGGAGTTTCGCACCTGGGTCCACGACCATATGGACGAGATCGCCCGTGTGGCCGAAGCGACCTCGAGTGTTGCCAAGCTCCTGGACATCGACATTTTCCTCGCCAGCCGTTTTGCCTATCTCCGTTTCAACTACTCGACCGGGGATGCGGCGGGCCAGAACATGGTCGGCCGAGCGACCTTCGCCGCCTGCTCGTGGATGCTGGATACGCTGGACAACGTAGAGCGCTTCTACCTCGAATCGAACCTTGCGACTGACAAAAAACACTCGCAGATCAACATCATGCGTACGCGGGGCAAACGTGTCATCGCCGAAGCCGTGGTCAGCCGCGACGTGCTCGTGCAGCACATGCGGGTGGAGCCGGAAAGCCTTCAGTACCATTCACAGATCTCGAACGTCGGCTCGTTTCTCTCGGGCGCCAACAACAACGGCGCTCACTCGCCGAACGGAATCACGGCAATGTTCATCGCGACGGGGCAGGACGTCGCGAACGTCGCCGAGTCATCCTCGGGCATTCTGTATACGGAACTCAGACCGGACGGCGATCTCTACATGTCTCTCACCATCCCGTCGCTGATCGTTGCGACGTTCGGCGGTGGCACCGGCCTTCCCACCCAACGCGAGTGCCTCGAATTGATGGACTGTGTCGGTAAGGGCAAGGTCAACAAGCTGGCGGAGATCATTGCCGGAGTTGCTTTGGCGGGAGAGATCTCGCTCGGCTCGGCCATTTCCTCGCTCGACTGGGTGTCGAGCCACGAGAAATACGGCCGCAATCGGTGA
- a CDS encoding AarF/ABC1/UbiB kinase family protein: protein MTEDAPLQKPPPREARSQKTRRRTRRRAYVNIPGLARRGRSTLRQVIALLFGGFVSSVEVSRRRGGRGILFRLRAMAAWVVRLFLNKEIASQPFPVQLRMRLEILGPTYVKLGQILSLRQDVLPDIVTSELRNLLSDLPPVSYEEIRTVVESDLGRPVEEIFAEVDPVPLGSASIAQSHWARLASGDQVILKVVKPNIRDLLYRDATLLRTTARFLQLIIPRYQPRRIIDEFCDYTLREVEMKLEAENAETFADNFSDMPDVVFPRIHHEFSANNVLCMEYLAGDRPDAGSVTSLPLADRQRLIDLGAEAIIRMLYQDGFFHADLHPANLLVLPDVKVGFLDLGMVGHLDPELRHSLLELFYAMVMEDFEGAARHLAAVSQTESRSDVPGFRRAVKEVARRWRRQPRFEDFSLALLILECIQLGARYHLYFPVEMVLMVKALVTYEGVGYMLDPDFSVAEVSEHHIRHIFRQEYSPAKLVREGLRVAPEIFDAALKLPLLVSEGLSTMEERTRRRPQRPLTGVRATLFGGACMIAGAILIGLDGPLILAVLLFTAGVLLPLRRGE, encoded by the coding sequence ATGACCGAGGACGCGCCGCTGCAGAAACCCCCTCCCAGAGAGGCGAGATCGCAGAAGACGAGACGCCGCACGAGACGTCGCGCCTACGTCAACATTCCGGGTCTCGCAAGGCGGGGCAGGTCCACTCTGCGGCAGGTGATCGCCCTCCTTTTCGGCGGGTTTGTGTCTTCGGTGGAGGTCAGCCGGAGACGTGGAGGGCGCGGAATCCTGTTCCGGCTGAGGGCCATGGCTGCGTGGGTGGTTCGCCTCTTCCTGAACAAGGAAATCGCCAGTCAGCCGTTTCCGGTTCAGCTCCGCATGCGGCTCGAGATCCTCGGCCCGACCTACGTCAAGCTGGGTCAGATCCTGAGCCTTCGCCAGGACGTCCTCCCTGATATCGTCACCTCGGAGCTGCGGAATCTGCTCTCGGACCTCCCCCCGGTTTCTTACGAGGAGATACGCACAGTAGTCGAATCCGACCTCGGCCGGCCCGTCGAGGAGATCTTCGCCGAGGTGGACCCGGTGCCTCTCGGCTCGGCTTCGATCGCCCAGAGCCATTGGGCGCGCCTGGCAAGTGGTGATCAAGTCATCCTCAAGGTCGTCAAGCCAAATATCCGTGATCTCCTGTATCGCGATGCAACCCTTTTGCGGACCACCGCACGGTTCCTGCAGCTGATCATTCCGCGTTACCAGCCGCGGCGTATTATCGATGAGTTCTGCGATTACACCCTGCGCGAGGTCGAGATGAAGCTCGAGGCGGAAAACGCCGAGACCTTCGCCGATAACTTCTCGGACATGCCGGATGTGGTGTTTCCCCGGATTCACCATGAGTTCTCGGCCAACAACGTCTTGTGCATGGAGTACCTCGCGGGTGACCGCCCAGATGCCGGTTCTGTCACATCCTTGCCGCTCGCCGACCGCCAGCGGTTGATCGACCTCGGCGCCGAGGCGATCATCCGGATGCTCTACCAGGACGGTTTTTTCCACGCCGACCTACACCCAGCCAATTTGCTGGTGCTTCCGGACGTCAAGGTCGGATTCCTCGACCTCGGTATGGTCGGGCATCTCGATCCGGAATTGCGCCACAGCTTGCTCGAGCTGTTCTACGCGATGGTGATGGAGGACTTCGAGGGTGCTGCGCGGCACCTCGCCGCGGTTTCACAGACCGAGTCGCGGTCGGACGTTCCAGGCTTCCGGCGGGCGGTCAAGGAGGTCGCACGAAGGTGGCGCCGGCAGCCGCGCTTCGAGGACTTTTCGCTCGCACTCCTGATCCTCGAGTGCATCCAGCTCGGTGCCCGATATCACCTCTACTTCCCGGTCGAGATGGTACTGATGGTCAAGGCTCTGGTGACCTATGAGGGCGTGGGCTACATGCTCGACCCAGATTTCAGCGTGGCCGAGGTCTCGGAACACCATATCCGGCACATCTTTCGCCAGGAGTACTCGCCGGCGAAATTGGTCAGAGAGGGCCTTCGGGTCGCCCCGGAAATCTTTGACGCAGCCCTCAAGCTGCCACTGCTTGTATCCGAAGGGCTCTCCACGATGGAGGAGCGTACCCGGAGAAGGCCGCAGCGTCCTCTGACCGGCGTGCGGGCGACCCTGTTCGGTGGCGCATGCATGATTGCGGGCGCGATTCTGATCGGGCTTGATGGCCCCTTGATTCTGGCGGTCCTCCTGTTCACGGCTGGCGTGCTGCTCCCGCTGCGCCGAGGCGAGTAG
- a CDS encoding ParA family protein, whose amino-acid sequence MRWVVFNQKGGVGKSTIVCNLAAVAAREGRRTLVVDLDPQANASHYLLGADVEAADPNLAQFFEQTLGFKIFRNTGKDFIHHTRFDNLHIMPADAALGELQPKLEAKYKINKLREALNEVDGYDQVFLDTPPAFNIYTLSALIAAERCLIPFDCDDFSRRALYDLIESVGEVREDHNPELEVGGIVVNQFQVRARLPRMLVEQLKGEGLPILEPFISASVKVRESHSAAKPLPYLARSHKLTGQFEDLYKAIQGL is encoded by the coding sequence ATGCGGTGGGTCGTCTTCAATCAGAAGGGCGGTGTCGGGAAGTCGACAATCGTCTGCAACCTGGCGGCAGTCGCCGCCCGCGAAGGCCGCCGAACGTTGGTCGTCGACCTGGATCCGCAGGCGAACGCCAGCCACTACCTTCTTGGTGCCGATGTCGAGGCGGCCGACCCGAATCTCGCACAGTTTTTCGAGCAGACGCTCGGCTTCAAAATCTTTCGCAACACTGGCAAGGATTTCATCCACCACACACGGTTCGACAACCTTCATATCATGCCGGCTGACGCCGCGCTCGGAGAGCTGCAGCCGAAGCTCGAGGCGAAATACAAGATCAACAAGCTGCGCGAGGCGTTGAACGAGGTCGACGGCTACGACCAGGTCTTTCTCGACACCCCCCCGGCGTTCAACATCTACACTCTTTCAGCGCTGATCGCCGCTGAGCGCTGTCTCATACCCTTCGACTGCGACGACTTTTCGCGTCGTGCTCTTTACGATCTGATCGAGAGCGTCGGCGAGGTGCGCGAGGACCACAACCCGGAACTCGAGGTCGGGGGGATCGTCGTCAATCAATTCCAGGTTCGTGCCCGATTGCCTCGAATGCTGGTCGAACAGCTCAAGGGAGAGGGATTGCCGATCCTCGAGCCGTTCATCTCCGCATCGGTCAAAGTCCGGGAGTCTCACAGTGCCGCCAAGCCTCTTCCGTACCTGGCGCGGTCGCACAAGTTGACCGGCCAGTTCGAGGATCTCTACAAGGCGATTCAGGGTCTCTGA